The genomic stretch CGGCATCATGGTGGCCCGTGGGGATTTGGGCGTTGAAATGGCCCCTGAAGATGTGCCCAGCATTCAAAAGCGCATCATTCGTCAATGTCGTGTGGCTGGAAAGCCGGTCATTGTGGCCACGCAAATGTTGGATTCCATGATCTCGAACCCCTCCCCGACCCGCGCTGAAGCGTCTGATGTCGCAACCGCCATTTATGATGGTGTTGATGCGGTTATGCTCTCGGCCGAATCGGCTTCAGGGAAATACCCGGTAGAAGCCGTGTCGATGATGGATCGCATCATCTTTCGAGTTGAACAAGACCATGTTTATGCACAAATGCTCGAAGCAACCCGACCTGAACCCCTTGCCAACATCCCGGATGCCATCACAACAGCCGCCCGACATGTCGCCCATACCATTAGCATCACGGCTATGGTGACCTTCACAGATTCTGGGGCAACCACTCAACGGGCCGCGAGAGAACGCCCAGAAGTCTCCATTCTTGCAGCGACGCCCAACATCACAACCGCCCGTCAACTTGCGTTGCTGTGGGGTACCCACCCTGTTCTGACAGAACAGATCCACTCTTTTTCTGAAATGGTCAACAAGGGCTGTAAAGTCGCCTTTGATCAGAAATATGCAAAAGCCGGGGATCTGATTATTGTGATTGCTGGGGTTCCCTTTGGCGTATCGGGGGGCACCAATATTTTGAGAATTGCAAAGATTGAAACTTTTTCGGAGGACAGTTAAATGACAACGACAGCAAATCCCCAAAAGATCCTAACAATCCAAGAAGAGACCCTGCCCCGCTGGGACTTGAGTGACTTTTATGCCTCTTTCAAGGACCCTAAAATCCAAGCGGATTTAGATCAAGCTGAGTCAATGACAACTGACTTTGCAAAGTCTTACGCTGGCAAATTTACCCCGACCGGATCCTGGTCCGGCAAAGACTACGCATCAGCGATTCAAGCCTATGAAAAGATTGATGAGCTTATGGGTAAACTCATGAGTTATGGTTATTTGCTCTTTGCAACAAACGTTAGCAATCCCCCGGTTGTCCAGTTTTTTCAAATGATTCAAGAGCGCGTCACAACCATTTCCTCCCATCTTATTTTCTTCACCCTTGAGCTCAATCAAATTGAAGATAAAACTCTTGAGAGAGCTTACCTTGAGAGTCCTGAATTGACGCGCTACAAGCCTTGGATCGATAGCATTCGATTATTTCGAAAGCACCAACTCTCTTCGGAGTTGGAAAAGCTCTTGCATGAAAAATCTGTGACGGGACGTAATGCCTGGGTTCGTTTGTTTGAAGAAACCTTGGCTGGTCTAAAATTCCCCCATGAAGGCGAAGAATTGGCTCTGGCCGATATTTTGAGTCGCTTCAGTCATAAAGATCGGCAAGTCCGGCAAGAGGCAGCCCACGCCTTGTCAAAAGGCCTGAAAGGCCATACATCAGTCCTCACGCTTGTCACAAATACCCTCGCCAAAGATAAGGAAATTGAGGATACTTGGCGCGCATTTCCCCATCCCGTAGCATCTCGAAATTTGTCCAACCAAGTTGAAGATGAAGTTGTAGACGCACTTGTCAAAGCCGTAAAAGCTAACTATGGCCGCCTTTCCCATCGCTATTACGCCATGAAAGCCAAGTGGCTAGGCTTACCACAGCTTGAGTATTGGGATCGCAATGCCCCCTTGCCTGAGACCGATCACACGCTCATTCCTTGGGCAAACGCGCAAGAAATTGTTCTCGAGGCCTACCATTCCTTCCATCCGGAAATGGCAACCATCGGGCGTCGATTCTTTGATTCTCCTTGGATTGATGTGCCCTCCCAAAGCGGGAAGGAATCGGGCGCCTTCTCCCACCCGACGGTACCGAGCGTGCACCCCTACATCCTATTGAATTATCATGGAAAAATAAGAGACGTCATGACGTTGGCCCATGAGCTTGGTCATGGAATTCACCAAGTTTTGGCCGCCGACCAAGGGTACCTACTTTCTGGAACCCCCTTGACGATTGCCGAAACAGCTTCCGTATTCGGAGAGATGCTCACCTTTAAAGCCCTGCTTGCCAAAACAACTTCCCCTGCCCAACGCCGTAGCCTTCTCGCCTCCAAAGTTGATGACATGATCAATACCGTCGTGCGCCAAATTGCTTTCTTTGAGTTCGAACGTGCGGTTCATGAGCGCCGTCGAGCCGGAGAATTAACAGCTGAAGATATTGGAGATATTTGGGTGTCCACCCAAAAGGAAGCCATGGGAGACGCTGTTCATATCGACCCCATCGTTCGCCCCTATTGGGGATATGTTTCCCACTTTATTCATGCCCCTTTTTACGTGTATGCCTATGCCTTTGGGGATTGCTTGGTCAATTCATTATATTCCGTCTATGACTCTGGATTTCCCAATTTCCAAGCACTTTATCTCGATCTCTTAAAAGCAGGCGGCACAAAGCGATATCCTGAACTGTTAAGTCCGTTTGGCTTGGATGCCAAAGATCCCGCCTTCTGGAACCAAGGTTTGAACGTTGTAGCTGGATTCATTGATGAACTAGAGCGTCTGTCCTGATACATAAACAACAGTTGCTCGAGGTAAGGTCCATATATCATGAAGATCACTCGAATTTATACAGGTGATGACAACCAATCCCATTTCGAGGATATTGACATACCCCTGGAAGACAATGGGGACATTGGCAAGCTCTCACAATTCATCCACGCAACAGGCGTCATCTTTCGTGAAACCCCCCCAGACTACTTCTATGAGTGGCATACAGCGCCCACACGCCAATACGTCGTGATGCTTGAGGGAGATGTTGAAATAGAAATTGGGGATGGAACCCGGCGTCAATTCACGAGCGGCAATATCCTACTTGCTGAAGATACCAAGGGCCAAGGACACATTTCACGCGCAATTAACAACAAGACACGCAAATCTCTCTTTATTACCCTAGACTAACGCCTATATCTCTAATTTTTATAAATTTTTCTCAAAAGGGGGTTGATTTATTTCAAAACAATCCCATTTTATCCCAAAGAGGCCTCTATTCTCAGATGGGATGATGATGATGCTGAAAAACTTTTTAACAAATGAAGAGGGACGAACCAGCTGGGAACTTTCCCTTGTTGGATTCTTAGTTCTGTTTAGTTTTTTCGTCATCATCTTTCACTTCTTTGGCGCCCCGCCCCTTTAATATCACTCAAAATTTAACGAATTAATCTCCCGTTAACCATTTATTAATTTCTACCGATCATCATGGGACGTGGATAGGGTAATTTTATGATTACTTTGAATTAATTTGTAAAATTAGAGGGAGTATTGTTATGAAAAAGTTAAATTTATTTGGTCTTGATGAAAAAGGTGGTGGACTAATTGAGTATGTTCTTATTATTAGTCTGATCGCGCTTGCCGCTATTGCCGCTATGACAACTGTTGGTACAAAAGTTAATACCAGCATGACAACAATCGGCAACAAGCTATAAATAGTCATTAAAATGAATGGGTTGGGTGGTTGATCGCCATTTATATGGTGAACAAGTTCCTGACCCATTCACACTTCATTAAACATTTTTTCAGCCCACCCCCTATTCTCTTCTCACCCGCCGTTTTAAAAATTTCTTACTCACTTCTTTGAATTATAACAGTTCCTTTAACCGCATCTTAACAAATCTTGCGCCAAAATAATGATGTAAGTGAATTAAATGTTTAATTAATTAGACTTTGTTAAAAATGTCGACGTGGTTAAAAAAATATGATGATTAAGGGAGTAGAAAAATGAAAATGTTATCTTTATTCAGCAAATCAGAACAAGGTGGTGGTTTAATCGAGTACACGCTTATCATTGCTTTGATTGCTCTTGCTGCTATTACAGCAATTACAACTGTTGGTACAAAAATCAACACAAGCATGACGAACGTTTCTAACAAGCTATAAACCACGAAGAAAGAATTATTTCTTCGCATTTATCGCTAGGTTAATTGGCTCCCCTTTTTGAATATGGGGAGCCAAGGAAACTTTGTAGCTTGACGATACTCTGAATAACAGGGTGAGGGGGGTTCTTATGAATACCGCAGCAACGACAAAGACATCTTTAACGCAAGCCTCTTCACAAGAGAGCATAAACAATCGTCTCATGCCCTTGCGTTCGATGATCTATAACGCTCTGATGATCCGGATTGATCCAAATACTGCTGTTCAAATGACCCCTGGTGAGCTTCAGCAAGAAACAGAAGATTTCGTTGTCCAATTTGTTAATTCCCAAGGGGTTCAACTGAATCGTCGGGAACAAAAGCAAGTTGCAACAGACATCGTCAATGACATGATTGGCTTTGGTCCTCTTGAACAACTCTTAAGTGATGATTCTGTCACTGATATCATGGTTAATGGACCCGAAATGGTCTATGTGGAACGCCAAGGTAAAATTGAAAAGACCTGGGTCACCT from Alphaproteobacteria bacterium encodes the following:
- the pyk gene encoding pyruvate kinase, with product MRRFRKAKIVATLGPSSASQEMISNLFLAGVDVFRLNFSHGSHEDHLQTVKIIRALEKKVKRPIGILMDLQGPKLRVGKFADHHVTLTAKSPFRLDMDTTPGDETRVNLPHPEIYSCLEKGTDLLLDDGKLRLRVKSWGADYIETEVIIGGELSDRKGVNVPGVILPISAMTPKDRVDLDFGLSQGVDWVALSFVQRPEDILEARQLIKDKAKIIAKLEKPMAIQYLHEIIDLADGIMVARGDLGVEMAPEDVPSIQKRIIRQCRVAGKPVIVATQMLDSMISNPSPTRAEASDVATAIYDGVDAVMLSAESASGKYPVEAVSMMDRIIFRVEQDHVYAQMLEATRPEPLANIPDAITTAARHVAHTISITAMVTFTDSGATTQRAARERPEVSILAATPNITTARQLALLWGTHPVLTEQIHSFSEMVNKGCKVAFDQKYAKAGDLIIVIAGVPFGVSGGTNILRIAKIETFSEDS
- a CDS encoding M3 family oligoendopeptidase, which codes for MTTTANPQKILTIQEETLPRWDLSDFYASFKDPKIQADLDQAESMTTDFAKSYAGKFTPTGSWSGKDYASAIQAYEKIDELMGKLMSYGYLLFATNVSNPPVVQFFQMIQERVTTISSHLIFFTLELNQIEDKTLERAYLESPELTRYKPWIDSIRLFRKHQLSSELEKLLHEKSVTGRNAWVRLFEETLAGLKFPHEGEELALADILSRFSHKDRQVRQEAAHALSKGLKGHTSVLTLVTNTLAKDKEIEDTWRAFPHPVASRNLSNQVEDEVVDALVKAVKANYGRLSHRYYAMKAKWLGLPQLEYWDRNAPLPETDHTLIPWANAQEIVLEAYHSFHPEMATIGRRFFDSPWIDVPSQSGKESGAFSHPTVPSVHPYILLNYHGKIRDVMTLAHELGHGIHQVLAADQGYLLSGTPLTIAETASVFGEMLTFKALLAKTTSPAQRRSLLASKVDDMINTVVRQIAFFEFERAVHERRRAGELTAEDIGDIWVSTQKEAMGDAVHIDPIVRPYWGYVSHFIHAPFYVYAYAFGDCLVNSLYSVYDSGFPNFQALYLDLLKAGGTKRYPELLSPFGLDAKDPAFWNQGLNVVAGFIDELERLS
- a CDS encoding Flp family type IVb pilin, which gives rise to MKKLNLFGLDEKGGGLIEYVLIISLIALAAIAAMTTVGTKVNTSMTTIGNKL
- a CDS encoding Flp family type IVb pilin — translated: MKMLSLFSKSEQGGGLIEYTLIIALIALAAITAITTVGTKINTSMTNVSNKL